The Tripterygium wilfordii isolate XIE 37 chromosome 5, ASM1340144v1, whole genome shotgun sequence DNA segment CTCTACTTCTCGATTTAAAAACCTTAACCACTGCTCAGAGGTTTGCACATGGGAGTTTTCAGTTTTTCCCTTTGTCCTTATACTTAAGTTTTCTGCTGTTCAGGGCATGCGACTAAGTCTGTGCTTGCAAATACTGACAGTTATACACTGTCACCATAACTAATTAACCATGgaatcacttgggtgatagtttagttgGTTAATCATTTTGGAATCAAATCGACTCGGGcggttctaacttctaagttcGATGGGAGAAATACCCTCGTGACCATACGTTGGACTTTTGTCCAATTTATCCTGTCGTGAGGTGCAAAATTTCTGTGCACGCGGACTTGATAGTTCAAGTTTAGGTACACGTCTACAAATGTTTATTCATATGTTTGTAGTTCTCCGTGTGGGGACCCAAATTGTGTTCTCAGGTGGCTGCAAAACTTACTTTTTTTATAGGTGTTATAAGTGAGTGCAGATACAACACAAAACCCAAGAAATAAAACTTTTCATAGTGTGGGAGGTGGTGGAATGGACAATGAGAAGGGGATGGGAGATGGGCAAAAGGGGTCGGTCAGAAGACTCAGAACTCTCAGGAGAATCAGAAACCCCATTCAGTTTGTCCATTTCCTTGGATGCTAAAGAGCTAGGGTTCAGTGTTAATTTAATAAGTTAATGGGaagatttgattttgattactTTTAGCTACCCTATAAAGGACATGTGTAGCCATGTTAACCCACGGAGTTCAAAGGTACTCCAGcgcaaaaaaggtcaaaaggaAAGAACAGCTAAATTGATGTACGACTAGTGGCGAAGTATTTACAAAGAAAACCGATTAGTATAATTGAAAAATTACGTTGCCAAAATCGTTTGAAATTTGGTTGGAAAACCCATTTCGACGTAATTGTCAAGTCATTTCCCATTTTATTTTTGGAAATTTCCactttttttagggtttgaaacgagtcttttgatgttttagggACATTTTTCCATAATTTTCTGCTTTTCAGTTTGTAGCCAACCCTAGGGTTTATCATCTTTTATCTTTTGaagaaatatatcaaaatttgagaatattttctctctatttGATGGATTTCAATGttcctttttttattaaacattGGTTTGATCGTATTTATAGTTTCCGTGTGCGTCATAAATTGAATTCCAGGAGCCATATGCTGATCTTGGTACCATATACCTCCGGTGACTTCACCAATTAATAAAACCacagaaaacaaacaagataGAGAGCACAGAGGGCTGGCTGCTCTGTAATGCTGATGGGGATCTTTGACCAGTCAGAACAGTAGGAAGTAAAGGAAGCAATGTCTTTGTACCTCGGTTGATGAGTTATTCATGGGGCCTCATGTGCACTGATTCCTTTATTCCTTACACAGCAAAGTtcgcattgtttttttttccccctgtgTCCAAAAGCAATTGCCTGGAATAAGAACATGTTATTCAGCAAAttctaaccaaaaaaaatatcttcTATTTAAATTTCTTTCGAGTCAAACCGTATAAACTTAGAAGATTCCGAGTTTGATTTTCGTTATAAACAATACTCTTATGACCACGTGATGacttttgacccaacttaccatgTCATAAGGTTAAAAATATTTATCCGCACGGATCTGATGATCTGAGTTTAGGCCATATGAACTGTATTTTGGACAAACTTGTCTGGTGTCTTATGCACAAAACTCTCACAGTAGAGATCGAATTGGAGCAAAAATATCACACAAATCGTGGGGTTTAGATTCGCCTATAATGTTTTTGTTCAGAATCTCACGTCGTGCTGCATGCAATACCAGCACCGTAAAGTCTTTATGCTTGGCTCTTGTCGTCTTGTGCACCATTTTGCCTGTCGAATTGGTTAGGTGGTGGGGTTGACTACGTTTGGGCCCATATTATAATAGCCCATGGCCCTGTTCCAAGAAGGTTTTTGGTCCAATTACAAGAATGGCCCAATAACATAACCGATGCAGACAAAAACCTTAAATCTTATTCATTCCTAGGAAATACAAAGGATTTGGAAGGGATGAAGAGAAAAGGTTCTCTTagggtttttctttgttttccaaTACCACAAAATAACAAAAGAGGAAGCAATTAAACCCTAAGTATCTAGGGCCTTCACAAAGAAATATGCCTCACGCGAAATAGACTTAAACACAAAGAAAACCTAATAACGAAATAAAGATTAAGAAGTTCAAAATAAGTCGAAACATAAAAATGCGAGATTAAGGTCCTAAACGTCATAATTAGGCTAAAATCACTAGACCCAATGGCAAGGTGATTGGTCTTGAAACTCACGTTGAAATGAGTCATCCTGCCAATTTTATACTTTAAAATGGTTGGTCCAGTGAATGCACAACATACTAGGTTTTTCAAATTTGTTGTCCCTGAATTTTGTTCTCATGAGCTCATGATGACCAGGCTTAATTTATAAACGTGACTTTTTTATTTGTGGTttcaaaattcaatccaaacattataaattaatattgtccattttggacCAAAAACTCACACGAAAGATGAGTGTGtgatactctttttttttgttgttgtctaTTTACTCATTAGTTAGCTTTTCTAAGTTCATTTTctataaaactaaaactaaggAACAGCTACCACTAAGTCAAGAAACCTGAAGACGAAATAATATGAATTGCTTTTTTGAGACACTTCGATTGATGCAAGGTGTGAATTGGGCTACAATGGGCCCAAATATGGACCAAAATGGGCCATAATTAAAGGCCATGTCTTGGGCTGTGCATGgtttggtgatttttttttttttggaacaatCTTTTGATGCCAAGACAAAAAAAGAACACGACCAAAAAGGCAACAGCACATATACAAATCATGAGACTTTGTCTTTGTGAGGGCTACGACACTAAAAGCTTTAGAATTGGAACTAGAtactagaaagaaagaaagaaagcaatgGAGGATTTAGTAGGGACGACAAAAGAATATTGAAGGGCCATTTCCATATGGTGTCCTCCCATTAGTGTCCTTGAATCGTCTTTACTTACTCCTTCAAAATCCACCAAAAGGAAAAGGTAGCTGAGATGCAAGTTTCCCTTTTCAAAAGTTGGTAATTCCATACGAATCTTATTAGCCCTAAAAACTTATTTCAGCTAAAGCCCACCTTAATCAACTAAAGGACATATGGACTGAGAATTACCATTTTGGGAGTCTTCGAAAGGAGTGGGAGGGTTACAATTATTAACTACAATACTTCTCTTAAAGTAATGTTATTCTTTGGGGTCTCCTAGGTTCCATGTGCCGAGAACATGAGTCTGCTTCTTGTGAGGAGTTAAGAGCCCTATTTTGGGCCTCAACCCAGTCTTATTTGCCCATTGGGGTTCGGCTCATGACTAAATTAGTGACCCATTGTGTGCGTGGGTGACGGAGTGGCCATCCTAAGTTTAACACTGACCCTTGGGTCACAAAGTGGCCGTTGGATAGGGATCTTCCcagtcaccaaaaaaaaattagagttcaGGGTTTAGaaacttatccaaaaaaaagtttaagaacTACAATTTAAGATTTAGAGTTTCGGTTTTAGTGTTTAGCAAACCACGGAACAATAGCTTAGTTAGTTATATCTCTGGACTTAAGACGGATGACGCTAAGGTCGGAAATTCTAACTAGTTGGCAATATTTACCATCTCcccctcacacacacacatgcagcTTTAACAAATTTTCCCCAACCAAGAAAAAGCCATCCCAATGACTTACCATCTATGGCAGATGAGTTTTGAcacaagaagaagcaaaactCTAGCTACCCAACAAAAGCATTTGCTTTTGCTAATTGAACTTGAAACATCAAGTTCCATATATAGGAGTTGAAAGCTGTCCAGAACCAGTACAATACCCTCACTACCTAATAAGCCTTACCTTGTATACTGAATCAGGCCCCCCAAATTGGGTGTATGGTAAGCAACCAATGCATTTAAGTCGCTGGAACATTTAAGGACtaaattgtaataaaaaaaaagagcttcTTCTCTTCTAAACCATTGAGAGATTCTTGGAATCTTAGTGAGATTCTAAACTAAGATTTATGTCTAAAAATAAAGAGGGAAGCTTTGGATTTAACGACTTTCTCGAACAGCATTTGGATTAagatttcttttttgataattgaGAATGTCACCGTGAAAACCCGCGatcacaaacacaaaattttcatcTTATGACAAGATAAGTTCGTTAGGCCAAATCACAACGCATGATCACAAAGGTGTTCTCGTTCTCTATTGGATTAGGATTTACTGTCCCTAGCTTATGCTTTCTTTTCCAAGAGAGAGAATCTAAAACtagtgagaagaaaaaaaaataaaagggcatatatatatatatatatcccatatATATAGTACATGGATCAGGTAGCTCTCTTTCCTTCTTTCCCAAGGTGAAACCACCCATCAATGATGAAACATAaacatattttatatttaaaatcagTTATCATTTCAGAAAACAGTGTACCTGAGAGTCGTGCAGGAAAAAAAGCACAAAAGACGGGGCTGAACAGAAGCAGATCCAGAGAAGGGAGATGGCTCCATTATCAAGGTTTCTTATTTGGTGCAATTTATACATTAAACTAAGATTTAGTTACTGAAAACActagaaataaagaaagaaaaaaagcaagAGAAAGAACTACTGGAGAAATGATGACTCTCTCTCTTCTCGGGACTCTTTGGACTCAAGTGAGAAGTATTGTTACAATAAGAAATAAATGACATTATACATAATTACATACTGCTCACAGAAACAGATGACAATGGCAACATACAGCCTCCAAGTAACTTAAAAAAGATGACGACATAAGGTAATATAGGTCAGTCAAAGTCCAAGAAAACCCAGACCTTGCAGCTTCAACCATGTCCAATCtcactctctttttctctttttatggAACCGAGAAATTTTCAGCTCAATATGCTCATCTAACAATTTGTCCGCTCTAAACTTTGATAGTCAATCCAACCCTTTTCACATTGGAGGCAATAAAAATCGAACAAAATCCCTAAACTATCAGAGATGGGAGTTGATTTTATGACCTCTCCCATTTGAATGGAGTTGTCACAATAACTTAACCATCCCAACCACCGTCACATTCTCTCTCATGCTACTCGAAGTCCTCAAACAAAGTAATGCAAGGACTTATCATAGACTGATAACCTCAACATAAATAGGTACCATTAGttcactcactcactcactctaCTCATAGTGCTAAAAACAAAGTATAATAATAATGTTCACTGAAACTCATAACCAGAAATTCTCAACTTGCACTGGATGTGAAAATCCAAAATTAAATGCTCCATGATATCAGCTTAATCTACCCTAAAAAAAAGCCTACCATTACAGTCCCACtaaagaaaattgagagaagaACGCTAGAAACCCTAACTATTGTCATTCAAGAGATGGAGATGATTTCATTCAAAGTTAATTATTCTAAGGGTTTCTTACCCAAAGTGTGCTTGTTATTATGCATCCACACCTTGAGCACTTGCCTCTTCACTCCAGTCTCGTTACAGAACTGCTGGATAACCTCCTCATCGTGCTTTTGTAATCTCCACCCGAGCCTCTCCGCCAGTCCAAGCATCTTCTCCTTCTGCTCCAGCGTAAACTTGGTCCGGTGTCTCTTCCTCGACAAACCACCGTACACTCCCGGATTCGACACGTCTTCTTGATCGTCTCCTCCTCTACTGTGACTCCCTCCACCACCAGACGAGGAAGGTAGAGCGAGCGGCCTGTACTGCTGCTGCTGCGGTGCCACGTGGAGGTATCCAGCTGGAGTTCGGTAGTAGGGCGTGAATTGCGGAACCTGATGGTGCGCGAGGTGGTGATGATGGAAAACGATTTCACTGCAAGATTCGGAGGTCTCCTTTCTGTGGAAGTTACGGTGACAGTTGCACGCCGCGCATTTTAGCCCGTCCAGCGTACCTTCTGCTCCAGCCGCCATGAACTCGCCGCAGCCGTCCACTGCGTGTCCTCCGATTCCTACTGAGTGGTTCTTCAGGCACTCTCGGTACCTGGGCTTCTTCTGGTTCGAAATACCAGTGGAGAGAATGGCTTCGGGTCCTGAAATCGGGCGGTCGTAACTTTCCGGCAGCTCCATCTCCTCGTCGACGTGGTCTTCCTGATCCTCAAACTCCATTTCGAAAAATCAGGCAAGACAAAAGAAACGGTGTCGTTTCCTTGCtaattgacaaaaaaattagggagagaagagaagataaGAGAGGAGTGAGAGAGCACTGGGGATGAGCTTATCTTTCTCTGCAAAAGCAAAGCTGGTTATGCTTCAAAGCTCTTGTTAAAAAGCCTCTGCCGTTTCCACCTGCTATAGCCGGTTAACCGGTGAGTTGTCTGTTTTTAACTTTTACTTTTAACCGCGTGGTTGAAAGTCGGTACTGCAGAGACAGAGTTGGCGAGTGTCGAACTCTGGCTTGACCTTGTGATGGTGCTGGTACAGCTTTTGGAGTAGTGGGAATGGCTATCCCAAATCGCACGCCCTCTCTTTCACTCGCCGTCGATGCTGAAAACGATgataaaaaaccctaaaccatagcACATTTGGTTGGATAGTCGGGTCtgtcataatttttttacagaTATCGCTGTAATTAAGATTTTAagtataaaatttttaaaaatagtgAATATGTTTTGATCGGGTCTAAGAGTGCAaccattttttttgtctttaaaaaatcaaattcatcacaagagagacaaataatattttgggtttatattcaacgatacaaatgaatttgatttttgtttaggaTAAAATATGTTGTTTAGAACAAAATATGTGATTGAACTCGTAAACCCGATCAAAACATATTCAtgattctcaaaaaaaattactaataCCCAAAAATCATTACAACTACGAGTGTTAAAAAGATCATAGAAATTGAATTGACAATCAAACTGATTGATTGAtagtttatttaaaaaaaatactaagaaATGATCGATAACCTATCGAAATAACTTAAATAACCAATCAATTAATTTGTTGATACATGTCAAAAATCAAGGAAAGAAAAACACGATGGTGTACACCTCCAATTACAACTGGGTCTTCTGTGCACCCAGTACACTTAGGCGGTGGAGCCCACACGAGACAAGTGGTGGCGCGTGAATGAGACTAATGGGGTGAAAGTTCAAAAAATGTGCgagtgagtgagtgagaaaGAGTGTGTTAATTGTCGGCATTTAGGGCAGCTTGCCGCTGTTTGCTTACGTGTTAATATGTCCAACCACGGATGGCGAGAGTTTTACGTCAGTATGTATTAAATGTTTGGGCACTGT contains these protein-coding regions:
- the LOC119999041 gene encoding zinc-finger homeodomain protein 2-like, coding for MEFEDQEDHVDEEMELPESYDRPISGPEAILSTGISNQKKPRYRECLKNHSVGIGGHAVDGCGEFMAAGAEGTLDGLKCAACNCHRNFHRKETSESCSEIVFHHHHLAHHQVPQFTPYYRTPAGYLHVAPQQQQYRPLALPSSSGGGGSHSRGGDDQEDVSNPGVYGGLSRKRHRTKFTLEQKEKMLGLAERLGWRLQKHDEEVIQQFCNETGVKRQVLKVWMHNNKHTLGKKPLE